In the Populus trichocarpa isolate Nisqually-1 chromosome 1, P.trichocarpa_v4.1, whole genome shotgun sequence genome, one interval contains:
- the LOC7490952 gene encoding uncharacterized protein LOC7490952 isoform X2, whose protein sequence is MVTTTAAAAAGGGGASTSSGQQQTHTLSAKVRKTIQSIKEIVGNFSDADIYMVLKETNMDPNETAQKLLNQDPFHEVKRKREKKKENTSYRGSVDSRKHSENFGQGMRPHTFSDRNAQRGGYTRTASPGNRGINREFRVVRDNRVNQNTSREPKPALLHGSTSAKEQGSGVVTEKGSTGISSNLKPSDARSSHQASNGPIDSEPRHNRDANSSVGDRKVVSEEKRSVASNATTSRVQVAKSNNSQQHNALQASSNPVVGVYSSSTDPVHVPSPDSRSSGVVGAIKREVGVVGGRRQSFENAVKDLSSSNSFSESFRPFTAISKTDQVSQTAAIEPMPSVPVNRSFLNNQYNNRPHQQAVGHPKASQHNKEWKPKSSQKSSVTSPGVIGTPTKSSSPPTDNSKNMELDAANLQDKFSRINIHENQNVIIAQHIRVPETDRCKLTFGSFGVGFDAPRTPGFQAVGISEESNGESAISLPASAPDSSSDDASGGKQIELLDDQARNYGSDSPAASLESEHPLPVNSSSPPNLDNYADIGLVRNSSPSYAPSESQQQQDHPELPSFSAYDPQTGYDISYFRPQIDETVRGQGLPSPQEALTTHTANVPASTMSTVQQQPPMAQMYPQVHVSQFTNLVPYRQFISPVYVPPMPMPGYSSSPAYPHPSNGNSYLLMPGGGSHLNANGLKYGIQHYKPVPGNNPAGFGNFVSPSGYAINAPGVVGSATGLEDSSRMKYKDGNLYVPNPQAEASEIWIQNPREIPGMQSAPYYNMPGQTHTAYLPSHTGHASFNAAAAQSSHMQFPGLYPPTPQPTAMPSPHHLGPVMGGNVGVGVAPSAPGAQVGAYQQPQLGHLNWTTNF, encoded by the exons ATGGTTACCAcaactgctgctgctgctgctggtggtggtggtgctagTACTAGTAGTGGACAGCAGCAGACGCATACACTGTCAGCGAAAGTGAGGAAAACTATACAATCGATCAAAGAAATTGTGGGTAATTTCTCCGATGCTGATATTTACATGGTCCTTAAAGAGACCAACATGGATCCTAATGAGACCGCTCAAAAACTGCTCAATCAAG ATCCGTTTCATGAGgtaaagagaaaaagagaaaagaagaaagag AATACGAGTTACAGAGGCTCTGTTGATTCAAGAAAACATTCTGAGAATTTTGGTCAAGGGATGAGACCTCATACATTTTCAGATCGTAATGCTCAACGAGGAGGCTATACTCGAACTGCTTCACCTGGTAATAGAGGAATCAACAGAGAATTCCGTGTTGTGAGAGACAACAGAGTTAACCAAAATACAAGTAGAGAACCAAAGCCTGCTTTGCTGCACGGTTCAACATCAGCAAAGGAGCAAGGCAGTGGAGTTGTTACCGAAAAAGG TTCAACAGGAATTTCAAGCAACTTAAAGCCTTCCGATGCACGGAGTTCACACCAAGCTTCTAATGGACCTATTGATTCAGAACCTAGACACAACAGAGATGCTAATTCAAGTGTTGGTGATAGGAAAGTGGTATCAGAGGAAAAGCGGTCTGTAGCTTCTAATGCTACTACTTCAAGGGTACAAGTGGCGAAATCCAATAATTCTCAACAACACAATGCATTGCAAGCTTCAAGCAATCCTGTTGTTGGGGTGTACTCCTCCTCGACAGATCCTGTGCACGTGCCATCTCCTGATTCCAGGTCATCCGGTGTTGTTGGGGCGATTAAGCGTGAGGTTGGGGTGGTGGGTGGTCGCCGCCAGTCCTTTGAAAATGCAGTCAAAGATTTGTCATCAAGTAATTCATTTTCAGAATCATTTCGTCCTTTCACTGCAATATCTAAGACTGATCAAGTCAGCCAAACTGCTGCAATTGAACCAATGCCCAGCGTCCCTGTTAACAGATCATTCTTAAACAATCAGTATAACAACAGGCCACATCAACAAGCCGTGGGTCATCCTAAAG CTTCACAACATAACAAAGAGTGGAAACCAAAGTCGAGTCAGAAATCAAGTGTTACTAGCCCTGGAGTGATTGGAACACCTACAAAATCCAGTTCGCCTCCGACAGATAATTCAAAGAACATGGAATTGGATGCAGCTAATTTGCAGGACAAGTTTTCACGAATAAACATCCATGAAAACCAGAATGTAATCATAGCACAACATATTCGAGTCCCTGAGACTGATAGGTGCAAGCTGACCTTTGGGAGTTTTGGAGTGGGATTTGATGCTCCCAGGACACCTGGATTTCAAGCAGTTGGGATTTCAGAAGAATCAAATGGGGAATCTGCCATCAG TTTACCAGCATCTGCTCCGGATTCTTCCAGTGATGATGCTTCTGGTGGAAAGCAGATTGAGTTGCTAGATGATCAAGCAAGAAATTATGGATCTGATTCACCTGCAGCCAGTTTAGAATCAGAACATCCATTGCCTGTGAACTCATCAAGTCCTCCAAACTTGGATAATTATGCTGATATTGGTTTGGTTCGAAACAGCAGTCCATCCTATGCTCCTTCAGAGTCACAGCAGCAGCAAGATCATCCTGAGTTACCAAGCTTTTCG GCATATGATCCCCAGACTGGTTATGATATATCATACTTCCGTCCCCAAATTGACGAGACAGTACGAGGTCAGGGTCTACCATCTCCACAAGAG GCCTTAACCACTCATACAGCCAACGTTCCTGCATCAACAATGTCCACGGTGCAACAGCAGCCTCCAATGGCTCAAATGTACCCACAAGTTCATGTCTCACAATTCACAAATCTTGTGCCATATCGTCAGTTCATCTCTCCGGTTTATGTTCCACCAATGCCCATGCCTGGCTACTCCAGCAGCCCCGCATATCCACATCCTTCAAATGGCAATAGTTACTTGCTGATGCCCGGAGGTGGCTCCCATCTCAATGCCAATGGCCTCAAGTATGGAATCCAGCATTATAAACCAGTTCCTGGCAACAATCCTGCtggttttggaaattttgtgAGTCCAAGTGGGTATGCTATTAATGCTCCTGGTGTGGTTGGAAGTGCAACAGGCCTCGAAGACTCATCTCGGATGAAGTACAAAGATGGAAACCTTTATGTTCCTAATCCACAG GCTGAGGCATCTGAAATTTGGATTCAGAACCCAAGGGAGATCCCGGGCATGCAATCTGCTCCATACTATAACATGCCTGGGCAAACACATACTGCTTATTTGCCATCCCACACTGGTCACGCCTCCTTCAATGCAGCTGCAGCACAATCTTCTCACATGCAATTCCCAGGCTTGTATCCTCCTACTCCACAGCCAACTGCAATGCCAAGTCCACACCATTTGGGTCCCGTTATGGGTGGTAATGTTGGAGTTGGTGTTGCCCCATCTGCTCCTGGGGCACAAGTGGGTGCCTACCAGCAACCTCAATTAGGCCATCTCAACTGGACAACAAACTTCTGA
- the LOC7490952 gene encoding uncharacterized protein LOC7490952 isoform X1, whose protein sequence is MVTTTAAAAAGGGGASTSSGQQQTHTLSAKVRKTIQSIKEIVGNFSDADIYMVLKETNMDPNETAQKLLNQDPFHEVKRKREKKKENTSYRGSVDSRKHSENFGQGMRPHTFSDRNAQRGGYTRTASPGNRGINREFRVVRDNRVNQNTSREPKPALLHGSTSAKEQGSGVVTEKGSSTGISSNLKPSDARSSHQASNGPIDSEPRHNRDANSSVGDRKVVSEEKRSVASNATTSRVQVAKSNNSQQHNALQASSNPVVGVYSSSTDPVHVPSPDSRSSGVVGAIKREVGVVGGRRQSFENAVKDLSSSNSFSESFRPFTAISKTDQVSQTAAIEPMPSVPVNRSFLNNQYNNRPHQQAVGHPKASQHNKEWKPKSSQKSSVTSPGVIGTPTKSSSPPTDNSKNMELDAANLQDKFSRINIHENQNVIIAQHIRVPETDRCKLTFGSFGVGFDAPRTPGFQAVGISEESNGESAISLPASAPDSSSDDASGGKQIELLDDQARNYGSDSPAASLESEHPLPVNSSSPPNLDNYADIGLVRNSSPSYAPSESQQQQDHPELPSFSAYDPQTGYDISYFRPQIDETVRGQGLPSPQEALTTHTANVPASTMSTVQQQPPMAQMYPQVHVSQFTNLVPYRQFISPVYVPPMPMPGYSSSPAYPHPSNGNSYLLMPGGGSHLNANGLKYGIQHYKPVPGNNPAGFGNFVSPSGYAINAPGVVGSATGLEDSSRMKYKDGNLYVPNPQAEASEIWIQNPREIPGMQSAPYYNMPGQTHTAYLPSHTGHASFNAAAAQSSHMQFPGLYPPTPQPTAMPSPHHLGPVMGGNVGVGVAPSAPGAQVGAYQQPQLGHLNWTTNF, encoded by the exons ATGGTTACCAcaactgctgctgctgctgctggtggtggtggtgctagTACTAGTAGTGGACAGCAGCAGACGCATACACTGTCAGCGAAAGTGAGGAAAACTATACAATCGATCAAAGAAATTGTGGGTAATTTCTCCGATGCTGATATTTACATGGTCCTTAAAGAGACCAACATGGATCCTAATGAGACCGCTCAAAAACTGCTCAATCAAG ATCCGTTTCATGAGgtaaagagaaaaagagaaaagaagaaagag AATACGAGTTACAGAGGCTCTGTTGATTCAAGAAAACATTCTGAGAATTTTGGTCAAGGGATGAGACCTCATACATTTTCAGATCGTAATGCTCAACGAGGAGGCTATACTCGAACTGCTTCACCTGGTAATAGAGGAATCAACAGAGAATTCCGTGTTGTGAGAGACAACAGAGTTAACCAAAATACAAGTAGAGAACCAAAGCCTGCTTTGCTGCACGGTTCAACATCAGCAAAGGAGCAAGGCAGTGGAGTTGTTACCGAAAAAGG cagTTCAACAGGAATTTCAAGCAACTTAAAGCCTTCCGATGCACGGAGTTCACACCAAGCTTCTAATGGACCTATTGATTCAGAACCTAGACACAACAGAGATGCTAATTCAAGTGTTGGTGATAGGAAAGTGGTATCAGAGGAAAAGCGGTCTGTAGCTTCTAATGCTACTACTTCAAGGGTACAAGTGGCGAAATCCAATAATTCTCAACAACACAATGCATTGCAAGCTTCAAGCAATCCTGTTGTTGGGGTGTACTCCTCCTCGACAGATCCTGTGCACGTGCCATCTCCTGATTCCAGGTCATCCGGTGTTGTTGGGGCGATTAAGCGTGAGGTTGGGGTGGTGGGTGGTCGCCGCCAGTCCTTTGAAAATGCAGTCAAAGATTTGTCATCAAGTAATTCATTTTCAGAATCATTTCGTCCTTTCACTGCAATATCTAAGACTGATCAAGTCAGCCAAACTGCTGCAATTGAACCAATGCCCAGCGTCCCTGTTAACAGATCATTCTTAAACAATCAGTATAACAACAGGCCACATCAACAAGCCGTGGGTCATCCTAAAG CTTCACAACATAACAAAGAGTGGAAACCAAAGTCGAGTCAGAAATCAAGTGTTACTAGCCCTGGAGTGATTGGAACACCTACAAAATCCAGTTCGCCTCCGACAGATAATTCAAAGAACATGGAATTGGATGCAGCTAATTTGCAGGACAAGTTTTCACGAATAAACATCCATGAAAACCAGAATGTAATCATAGCACAACATATTCGAGTCCCTGAGACTGATAGGTGCAAGCTGACCTTTGGGAGTTTTGGAGTGGGATTTGATGCTCCCAGGACACCTGGATTTCAAGCAGTTGGGATTTCAGAAGAATCAAATGGGGAATCTGCCATCAG TTTACCAGCATCTGCTCCGGATTCTTCCAGTGATGATGCTTCTGGTGGAAAGCAGATTGAGTTGCTAGATGATCAAGCAAGAAATTATGGATCTGATTCACCTGCAGCCAGTTTAGAATCAGAACATCCATTGCCTGTGAACTCATCAAGTCCTCCAAACTTGGATAATTATGCTGATATTGGTTTGGTTCGAAACAGCAGTCCATCCTATGCTCCTTCAGAGTCACAGCAGCAGCAAGATCATCCTGAGTTACCAAGCTTTTCG GCATATGATCCCCAGACTGGTTATGATATATCATACTTCCGTCCCCAAATTGACGAGACAGTACGAGGTCAGGGTCTACCATCTCCACAAGAG GCCTTAACCACTCATACAGCCAACGTTCCTGCATCAACAATGTCCACGGTGCAACAGCAGCCTCCAATGGCTCAAATGTACCCACAAGTTCATGTCTCACAATTCACAAATCTTGTGCCATATCGTCAGTTCATCTCTCCGGTTTATGTTCCACCAATGCCCATGCCTGGCTACTCCAGCAGCCCCGCATATCCACATCCTTCAAATGGCAATAGTTACTTGCTGATGCCCGGAGGTGGCTCCCATCTCAATGCCAATGGCCTCAAGTATGGAATCCAGCATTATAAACCAGTTCCTGGCAACAATCCTGCtggttttggaaattttgtgAGTCCAAGTGGGTATGCTATTAATGCTCCTGGTGTGGTTGGAAGTGCAACAGGCCTCGAAGACTCATCTCGGATGAAGTACAAAGATGGAAACCTTTATGTTCCTAATCCACAG GCTGAGGCATCTGAAATTTGGATTCAGAACCCAAGGGAGATCCCGGGCATGCAATCTGCTCCATACTATAACATGCCTGGGCAAACACATACTGCTTATTTGCCATCCCACACTGGTCACGCCTCCTTCAATGCAGCTGCAGCACAATCTTCTCACATGCAATTCCCAGGCTTGTATCCTCCTACTCCACAGCCAACTGCAATGCCAAGTCCACACCATTTGGGTCCCGTTATGGGTGGTAATGTTGGAGTTGGTGTTGCCCCATCTGCTCCTGGGGCACAAGTGGGTGCCTACCAGCAACCTCAATTAGGCCATCTCAACTGGACAACAAACTTCTGA